The following is a genomic window from Candidatus Bathyarchaeota archaeon.
ATTATGGTTCAGACAGTTGCTGGACGTCAATATCCTAAGAGCATAATGCTTCCATGATCTGGGCTGGTCCCCTCCTTTTTTCTGAAGATAACTGAGGGGCCGAGGTAGGCTGGATAGGGCATGGAGAGGCCAAAGGAAATTTCAGGTGTTAAATGGTCAAAGTCCTCTGGTTCAATTATTTCGGGTTCTATCTCCGGCATCTTTAGGTCTGTGAGGGATTTCTTTGTTAGGAGGACTCCCCCCGAGGCTCCGGGTGTGTTGTTTAAGGAGTTGCCTAAGGATGCTTTGGTTCTGGAGTCCTACTCGGTTGAGCATCCCTTTTCTAGGGTTGTTATCGCAGCTCTTCCGGAGTTGGGGGGTGGGAAGGCCTATTTTGTGGAGGAGGTTAGGCTCTCTGATAGGGAGCGGGAGATCCTCAGGGGCCTCTCTGAAATCGTCGTGAAGGAGGTTGAGCCTCCGGAGGATTATATGGAGCCTGAGGTCCATCTTGAGAGGGAGGCTGGGAGGCTCGCGAGGAAGTATGGGTATGCTAGGAGGATTCCGAAGGGTTCCTGGCCCAAGATCCTTTACTACTTGAAGAGGGACCTTTTGGGCTTCGGGCCTATTCATGTGGTGATGAGGGATAGGATGATTGAGGACCTCTCCGTCAACGGGGTTAATGTTCCGGCCTATGTCTGGCATAGGAGCTATGAGAGCCTCCCCACTAACATCATCTTCACCGATGAGGAGGTCCTTGACAACCTCATAGTTAAGCTCACCCACTTCTCAGGTAAGCACATCTCAACAGCCTTCCCCATCCTCGACGCGATGCTTCCCAACAGGGATAGGTTGGCGGCGACCTTCAGGAGGGAGGTCTCGCCTAAGGGGGGCTCCTTCACCATCCGCCGGTTCAGGGAGGAGCCCTTCTCCATCGTGGAGCTCATAGAGTTGGGAACCCTAGACGAGAGGATGGCCGCCTACTTCTGGATGCTCATAGAGAACAGGATGACCATAGCCGTCATAGGTGGTACGGGAGCAGGGAAGACCAGCACACTTAACGCCCTAGCCAGCCTCGTTAAGCCCTCGATGAAGATTGTGACGGTG
Proteins encoded in this region:
- a CDS encoding type II/IV secretion system ATPase subunit; this translates as MFKELPKDALVLESYSVEHPFSRVVIAALPELGGGKAYFVEEVRLSDREREILRGLSEIVVKEVEPPEDYMEPEVHLEREAGRLARKYGYARRIPKGSWPKILYYLKRDLLGFGPIHVVMRDRMIEDLSVNGVNVPAYVWHRSYESLPTNIIFTDEEVLDNLIVKLTHFSGKHISTAFPILDAMLPNRDRLAATFRREVSPKGGSFTIRRFREEPFSIVELIELGTLDERMAAYFWMLIENRMTIAVIGGTGAGKTSTLNALASLVKPSMKIVTVEEIPELNFPHENWVQLVSRESYGLGAMKTGEVSLFDLVKASLRYRPDYIVVGEIRGQEAFVLFQALATGHGGLTTLHAESVEYAVKRLTSPPMNVAEVYIPLLNAVALVERVQLPSGGRKARFGRRIRSVTEVADYDRFIPIATWDPVADRFKTEFKDSIILDRISWRRGLSKEALLEEIEKRALFLHELRAREITNNIEVARLITRYYIETTSEEVERVLAEEAFKTEEELLKGLIEEIEAEAAEPPGPQERHERKT